In Deinococcus metallilatus, the sequence CAGCCCCAGCAGCGCCACCTGCACCAGGATGCCGGGGGCGAGGGCGGGCGCGCCTCCCGTCAGCGCGCCGAGCACCAGTTCCCGGAGCGGGAGCGCCGCCCCGCCCGCCACCTCGCGCGCCGTGACGAGGTTGCCCGCCGCGTGTTCCAGCACGCCCACCCCGCTGCCCAGCGCCACGATCACCAGCGCCACCCGCAAGCTCCACAGGGTGCGCACGCCGGGTTTCCAGGCGGCGAGGAGCAGCGTGACCCCGGCCAGCAGCAGCAGCGCCCAGGGGATGAGGCGCGCCGGGCTGCCCCGGTGGCCGATCAGGGCGAGTTCGGTGGCCGTGGCGAAGACGCCCAGCAGCGCCAGGGCGAGCAGCACGCGCCGCAGCGCGCGGGTGACGGACGGTTCGGCGGTCGTGGTCATCGGAACCTCACTTCAGGGTGATGTAGGGCACCATCTTCTCGAGCTGCGCGGACTTGACGTACTTCCCGATCTCCTTGCGGAATTTGGCGAGGTTGTTGTAGGGCCGGTAGTCGACGATCTCCGCAGCGATCTTGGGGCCGACGCCGGGAATGGTCTGCAACTGCGCCAGGGTGGCCGTGTTGATGTTGACCTTTTTCACCTTCATGGTGCTCATGGCAGCGGGCTTGGCGGGCGAGCTCTGGGCGAGGGCGGGCGTGAGGGCGGGGGCGGCGAACAGGGCGGCGGCGAGGAGCAGACGGACAGGAACGCTTTTCATGGTGTTCTCCTTTTTCCCGGTGTGCTCACCGGATGCGGGCAGTGTGCCGCGAGGCGGTTACGTCCGGGTTAAGCCGCTGCGCCCCCAACGCGCTCCCGGTCCTCGACCCTCAAGGGGTACGGTGGGTGACGTGACGTCTCCCGACCTCCCTGGACGGTCTCCCGGCTCCCGACCCCGGCCTGCTCCCGCCCGGGCGCGGGGCACCCTGGGACCGTCGATGCTGTGTCTGCTCGCTGGCCTTCCGGCGGCCTGCACCGCCCCCAGGTCGGAGACCGCCTCCATCCGGACGGTCACCCCGTCCGCGAGCAGCGACACCTGGAGGCTGGAGGCGGACGGGCGGGCCACCCGGGCCGTCCCCGATCCCCAGGGGGCGGCCCAACTCGTCGTGCCGGGGCGTTGCCGGAAGGCGAGCTGTCCGCTGGTGATCGTCTCCCACGGCCGGGGCGGGCAGGCGCTGGACGGCATCACCCACCCGCCCTTCGACACCCTGCTCGACGCCATCGACGCGCAGGGGTACGTGCTGCTGCTGAGCAACGACGGCGGTCGGGAGACCTGGGGCAGCCCCGGCGCGCTGGCCTACATCCGCCGGGTGTACCGGGCGGCGCAGCCGCACGTCCAGGGCGACGGCCGGGTCTACACCCTCGGCATCTCGATGGGCGGCCTGCCCGCCACCCTCACGGCGTACCGGCAGACGCTGGGCGTGAAGGTCCGGGCCACCGCCCTCGTCGCGGGCCGGGTCAACCTGAGCGACGCGGTGCGCACCTCGGCCAGGCGCGCGGCCAGCATCCGGCGGGCGTACGGCACGGCCAGCCTGGCGGGGCACGACCCCGTGAACGACTTCGCCACCTTCCGGGGGCGCCGGACGCCGCTCCTGACCGTCGTCAGCCCGCAGGACATGGCGGTGGGGAGCGCCGCCAACGGGGTGCGGCTGGCCCATCTGGCCCGCGGCGTGGGCGCCGACGTCCGGGTGATCCAGGTGCAGGGACCGCATCTGTCGCGGGGGTACATGAATGCGGACATCGGGCGTCAGATCGCCCTGTTCTTCAAGGCCCACCCCTGATCCGTCAGGGCGGGCGGCCCACCTGAACCCCCAGCCCGCGTCCGACAGCCAGTGGGCTCCCGAGCCCCGTCGGGTTCCGCCGGATGCGCGGGGGACACCCCCGGTGCGCGCCACCGGGGCGGTGACGATGCCGCTCACCCTCACGGCCAGGAGGGCATGACGGAAAGAACTCTTCCCCTGGAGGGGTGCCCTCAGGGGAGGTGAAAGTGGGCGAGCCGCGCGGCGAGGACGCGGCGGGGGCCGGTCAGCTCTAGCCGCAGGACGCCCACGGCGACTGCCGCTCCCAGACACGGCCCGACGAAGTACACCCACTGCCCCTGCCAGACCCCCGCGACGACGGCGGGCCCGAAACTCCGCGCCGGGTTGGCGCTGGTCCCGGTGAGCGGCGCCTCGACCAGCACGAGGACGCTGAACAGCGCGGGCAGCGCCAGGGGCGTGAGGTGGCACAGGCGCGCGTGGCTGGCCAGCGTGAAGATCAGTCCCACGAGCGCGAACGTCACGCCCGCCTCGGCCAGCACGGCGACGGTGGGGGAAATGCCCGGCCCGGGCACCGTCACCCCGTACTCCACGCTGCGTCCCAGCGCGCCCCAGAGGCGCAGGGGCAGCGCACCGAGCACGCCCCCCGCGAGCTGCGCGAGCACGTACCCCGCCGCGTCCCGCCCGGCGAGCTTGCCCTCCAGCCAGAAGGCCAGCGTCACCGCCGGGTTGAGGTGCGCCCCGCTCACCTTGCCCACCGGGGACAGCGCGAGCAGCGCCCCCACTGACCCGAAGAGGGCGCCCGTCAGAAACCGCCGTTCACCCACCCCCGGCAGCCACGCGGCGACCGGGCTGGCGGTCCCGAACATCACGATCACGATGGACAGCCCCACCCCCACCAGCAGCGCCGTGCCGACGAGTTCGGCGAGGTACAGCCGGGGGTGCCAGCGGCCCGGCGGGAAGGGCGCGCCGTGCAGCGGGCGGTCGGGGGAAGGCGCCACGCCGGGCGTTCTTGCCGGGTCGGCGACCGCGAACTTGGCCGGGTCCATCCTGTCTCCCTTCCCCTGTGGGGACTCGTAACGTGTCTTGCACGGGGCTAGAAGGGAAGTTCTCGGGCCCTTCCAGCCCCGCCGTCCTCCCTCAGAGGTGGTCGAGCCGCCCGCCGTCCACGACGAGCCCGGTGCCCTGGATGAAGGCCGCGTCCTCGGAGGCCAGGAAGGCGATGGCCGCCGCGAGGTCCTGAGGTTTGCCGACGTCGGCGGGGTTGATCTTCTCCACGCCACTTTTCACGTTGGGGTTGTCCCACAGCATCGGGGTGTCCACCGCGCCCGGGAGCACGGCGTTCACCCGGATGCCGCGCGGCTTACCCTCGATGGCCGCCGAACGCGTCAGGGACAGCAGGGCCGCTTTCGCCGCCGCGTATGGCGCGACCAGCGGCTCGGTCTCACGGGCGTGGATGCTGGAGACGTTCACGACGGCGCCCCCCGGCCTCATGTGCAGGAACCCCTGCTGGATGAACAGGAACGCACCCAGCAGATCGACCGCCAGCACTCGCGTCCAGTCCTCCACGGTCAGGTCGGTGAGCGGCTTGAAGGTCATCAGGCCCGCGTTGTTCACGATCACGTCGAGGGTGCCGAACCTCCCCAGCGCCTGCCCCACGCAGCCCTGCACCTGGTCGGCCTTCGAAACGTCACAGGCCACCCCCAGGGCGTCCAGTGCCCCCGTCGCCCTGACCTCCTCGGCGGCCTTCTGCGCCTGGTCGCCGTGCAGGTCGGCGATCACGACACGCGCCCCCTCCTGCCCGAAGCGGGTGGCGGTGGCCAGGCCGATGCCGCTGGCGGCGCCCGTGACGATCACGGTCTTGTTCTCGAACCGGCTCATGTTCCGTCTCCTTCGAGGTTGGGGTCGATCAGTTTGGCCGACGCCGCGCGGGAACGGCGCTCGCGCTCCCGGGCGCCGCTCTCCACCCGGCGCAGCACGGGTTCCTGCTGCTGGCTGGGCGGGAAGATCGGCAGGGCGAGGACGACGCTCTGGGTGGGGAGCACGTCGCGCCACTGGGCGATCAGGTCCCGGTACGCCTGCCCCACCGGGCGGATGTTGCGGTCCAGGTCGTAGAGCCCGAGGGGATTGACCCGCCCGTTGTTCTCGCGCAGCGCCGTGTCCCAGTCCACCTGGTCGGTCAGCGAGTACCAGGTGAAGCCCACGATGGGCAGCCCGTCGTTGCGCACCCGCAGCACGTTCGCCCACTCCTTGCGCAGCCATTTCACGGCCTCGTCGCCGTTCGGCCCCTGGCCCAGGTTCGTCTCGGTGTGCATCACCGGCAGGCCGTAGCGGGCGTAGTACTGGTTGGTGATCACCGAGTAGCCGTAGACCTCGCCCGCCCACTCGGTCCTTCCGTCCGGATGTACCAGATGCTCGTTCGTCACGTAGTAGTCGTTGCCCATGATGCAGTGGTGCTTGCGGGTCTCGTTCAGGAAGAAGTGGTACTCCCCCCGCGTCATGCCGTGATCCATGAGGTACTCGTACATCTCCGAGCCGACCCGGTGACCGTAGTTGAGATCGAGCGACAGGAAGCGGACCTCGTTCATGATCTCGGCGGGGCGGATGGCGGACGGGTTCTCGGCGTGGAAGTATTCCGTGGACTCGCTCTGGATGAAGATGGCGTCCGCGCGCACCTCCAGGATGGCCTGCATGGCGAGTACGTTCGCCCTCACGATGTGCTTCAGGGCCGTCACGAAGGCCGTGTCCGTGGTCATCTGCTCGTTCCACCAGCCGTACTTGGCCGAGAAGAGGGCGCAGATGTACATCTCGTTCACCGGGGTGTAGAGCTGCACCCAGGGATAACGCAGGGCGAAGGCGCGGGCGTAGCGGGCGAACTGCCCCGGGAAGTCCGGGTTCTGGAAGTTCCCGATCCAGTCGGGCACCCCGAAGTGGCACAGGTCGGTGATGGGAACGATGTCCCGGCGCCGCAGCTCGGCGTAGGTCTCGTCCGCGAAGCTCCAGTCGTAGCGGTCGGGGCCCAGCCAGGTCCGGTGCAGCGGCGGGCCGTAGCGCAGGTACTCGATCCCGAGTTCGCGCACGAGGTCGAAGTCCTTCTTCCAGAACTCGTAGTGGCGGCACTTCTCCATCTCGTCCATCCGGACCCGGCCGCCCTGGATGGTGGGGTACGAGTTCTCGATACCGGTCGCGAACATGAAATAGATCAAGGTGGACCTCCCACCTGCTGTCTGAGGAGAAGACGCCGCAGAACTTCCCCGAGGAGCGCGATCAGCAGCACCCCGGCCATCACGGTGACGGAACGTTCCTCGATCTGGGCGGGTTCTTTCTTCCACGACCAGCGCTGCCTCATCCGGGATGGACCCTCGGCTGAAGAGTCTTCGCCCTCCTGAATTCGGGTCTGGCATGGTCAGGCGACCACCAGGGCTTGCGGCGCGGCCTGCTTGATGCGCGTCAGAAAGAAGGCGATCTGGCGCTTGGTTTCCCGGCCGCACTCCTGGCAGACCCGCTCCAGTTCATCGTCGCGCAGCGCCTGGGCGGCCTGTTCCAGCACGGTCCAGCAGAGCTGCACCTCGTTCGCCAGCAGCCACAGATCGTGCAGGTCGCGCAGCAGCGCCAGGCTGCCCTTCTGTGGCCCGTGGAACAGCGCCTTTTCCATGTTGGCGGGTTCAAGGTTCTTGCTCTCCCCGTACTTCTGCACCAGGAGTCCCAGGTGTTCGAGATGCTTTTCGGACCACGAGGCGAGGAGCCGGCACGTCTCCTCAATGTCCGGCTCGTCCCCGTGGTGTTCGGCGACTTTTTTCAGAGCGTCCACCAGGTGCTGCTCGCTCCCGTGGACCAGGCCCAGGTAGTTTCCGACGTGCATGTCAACCATCCACCCTTTGCGTGGTCTTGGGCTGCGGGACCCCGGACTCGGAGGCGAAAGAGGTGCGCTCCTTCTCCCCCGAGACCAGGTGCCGCGCCACCTCCACCGCGCGCCCCAACAGTCCGGGGGTCGGGAGCGCGTCTGCGGCGTACCGGCTGATCCGCACGGCGGCGTACTTGAAGTGCGGCTGCTTGCTCACCGGGTCCCACTCCGTGAGGGTCAGTTCGTTGGCGGCGCGCGGGCGGCTGGGGTCGTCCCAGGAGCCGTAGTGCCAGGGAATGAACACCAGACCGGGTTCGGTGTTGCCGAGTCGGGCGCGCTCGATCACCAGGCCCCGCCGGGACTCCACCAGCACCCAGTCGCCTTCCTTGATGCCGTACCTCGCGGCGTCCTCGGGGGAAAGCTGCACGAAGGCGTCGGGAGCCGCAGCATTCAAGGCGCTGGACCGCCCGGTCTTCGTCCTCGTGTGGAAGTGGTACACCTGCCGCCCGGTCGTGAGCCACAGCGGATAGTCCTCGTCGGGCACCTCGTGCGGCTCACGGTAGTCGGTCGCCTTGATCAGCGCCCGGCCCTGAGGATCGTTCGCCTTGTATTCCTCGGGGGTGACGCTCGCGCCCGTGTCGAAGTCCTGCCCATAGGTTTCGGCGTCGTCCGCATGGGTGGGAAACACGAAGTCGGTGTACAGCCGCACAGTGCCGTCCGGGTGCCCCTCGTTGACCGGCCAGGGAATGCCGCTGCCCGCCAAAAGCTTTTCGTAGGTGAGGCCGGTGTAGTCGCAGGGCCGCCCGCGGGTGCATTCCTTCCAGGCCTCGAAGGCGCTCTCGGGGTCGTGCCACTTGACCAGGGGCTGCCCGTCCTGATCTCGGAAGTCCATGCGCCGCGCGTAGTCGAGGAAGATGTCGAGGTCGCTCCTGGCCTCGCCGGGCGGCTCGACCGCCTTGCACGAGATGTGGACCGTACGGCTGACGTTGGTGAAGGTGCCGGTCTTCTCGCCCCAGATAGCGGCCGGCAACACCACATCGGCGTACCGGGCGGTCTCGGTGAGAAAGGCGTCCTGCACGATCACGAACAGGTCTTCTTTCTGGAGGATGCGGCGGATGCGCCCGAGGTCCGGCAGGGACACGGCCGGGTTCGTCGCGCTGATCCACAGCATCTTGATCGAGCCCTGCTCGCAGTAGCGCCAGATCTGCATGGCGTGGGTCGGGGGACTCCAGTGCGGAATCTTGTTGAAGGGGACGTTCCAGAGCTTCGCCAGTTGCCCAATGTGCTCAGGGTTGCCCCAGTTGCGGAAGCCCGGCAGGTCGCCGTCCGCGCCGGTCTCCCGCGTGTTTTGCGCGGTGGGTTGCCCATTCATCTGGAGGATGCCGCTGCCGGGCTTGCCGATCAGGCCCCGGATCAGGTGGATGTTGTTCACCTGCACGGCGGCGGCGGTCGCCTGCATGGACTGGTACACGCCCTGGAGGACGGTGGAGACGAGCGTTTTCGTGTTCGCCAGAATCTCCCCGGCGGCGCGCAGGTCGGCGGCAGGCACACCCGACAGTTCCTCGACGTACTCCGGCGTGTACTTCTCGACGACCCTGTTCAGGTTCTCGTACCCGACCGTGTGTGCTTGCAGAAAGGCCGGGTCGGTCTTGCCCGCCTGGATGATCAGGTGCAGCAGCCCGTTGAGCACGGCGACGTTCGTGCCGACCTTCGGCGCGAGATGCACGGTCGCTTGCTCCGCCGTGAAGGTCCTGCGGGGGTCAATGACGATGATTTTCGGCGGATTCGGCCCGGCGAGACGGTCGAGGATGCGCGTCCACAGGACCGTCTGCTGCGAGGCGACGTTGTGCCCGACGTGCATCACGCAGTCCGTCACGTCGAGGTCCTCGTACGAGCCCGGCTGGCCGTCCGACCCGAACGACTCCTTGAGGGCGGCGGCGGCGGTCGCGGTACACAGCCGGGTGTTGCCGTCCATGTGGGGGGTGCCCAGGCCGGCCTTGCCGATCACGGCCAGGGTGTAGTACTCCTCCAGGAAGAGCTGCCCGGAGGTGTAGAAGCCGACGGCGCCACTCGTGTGTTCCTCGACGAGCTCCTGCGACTTCCGCACGATGAGGCTCATCGCCTCGTCCCAGCTCGCCTCCCGCAACTGCCCATCCCTGCGGACCAGGGGCCTGACCAGCCGGTCCCCGCTGTTGTTCGCCTCCCAGCCGTGCAGGCCCTTGGGCCCCAGGCGCCCCTTGTTGGTCATGTCAGAAGCGAGGCCGCGGACGCCCACGATCCGGCCGTCCTTCACGCCGATGTCGAGGCCGCAGCCGTTGGAGCACAGCACGCACGCCCCCCGGACCCAGCGCTCGGGCGTTTCCGAGACCCGCTCGTCCACCCGCGCAGGCCACGCCTGCCCGGCCCCGTGCGGGGTGCGTTCCCCCCAGATGTCGTTGATGCTGTCCCGCGTTTCACTGGTCATCGCCACGCCTCCTGCCCTCTTGATTGGCTTGTTCCCGCATGCCGGGGAGAAAAGTCGGCTGTCTCTGCTCTGCGCTTTCCCTACCTTGAAGTCGGACTCACCTTCAGACCATCTGCCCCCCTCTCCTCCGGCAGGGGCTCCGCGCTGAGCAGTTCGTTCTGCCGCACGAAGGCGTGCATGAAACGCCCCATCACCCGTGTCTGGGTGCGGTAGGCGTCCACCGCCGCCCGCTTGCGCGCGACCTGGGCGGGGGTCAGGTCCGCCCGGGCCCACGGCAAGGTCTTCGCCAGGGGCGGCAGGGTCAGCGGCAGCCCCGCGTGCAGGCCCTTGGGCAGCGGCCACTCCAGGCCGCCGTGCACCACCCAGTAGCGCACCCTCGCCTCCTGGCCCCGCGCGCTCATGAGCCGCATGGCGAGGTAGGAGAGGGTGCGGTGGTCGGCGTGGAAGTCCTGCGGGGCGGGGGCGAGCACCAGGTCCGGCCGGACCCGGCCCAGCACCCGCGACAGATCGGCCTCCAGCGCCCGCCCGGTGTACGGCGCGCCGGGTGTCAGGGCGCCCCGCACGTACACGGCGCCCGACGCGGTGTGTGGCGCGGTGTAGGGCTCCGCGTACTGGGTGGTGAAGAGCCGGAAGAGCCCGCCGTCCGGGTACCCGAGCATGAAGGTCCGTTCCGGGGGCACGCCCAGCAGCGCCACGGCCCGCCGCGCCTCGGCCGCCCGGGTGTCCCCCAGGGCGCGCATGTCCGCAGGGCCGGGGTCCAGCACCCGCCGGGTCAGCACCGCGTCGAACTCGAAGCCGTCCCCGGCGGTCGCCCAGGCCACGAACACCCGCGCCCCGGCCGCCTGGGCCTGCTGGATCAGCCCCGCGCAGCACAGCGTCTCGTCGTCCGGGTGCGGCGCGAGGACCAGCACCCGCTGGCCGGGGCGGAAGGGGGCCGTGGGCGGCAGGGCCGCGACCCGGTCCGCCCCCGCGTCGAACACCCGCCCCACGGCGGGCAGGTTGATCCAGGCCGCGAGGCCAGCCGCGCCGAGAACTGCCGTGGTGATCAGGACGTGCCGTCTGCGCATGGGGTCACCTCAGGATGTTCACGGCGCGGCTGGCGACCAGGACCACGGTCAGCATCGACGTGACGGCCTGGAACGTCATCAGCAGCTTGGCGCGCCGGGTGAGCGGGAGGGTGTCGGTCGGGCTGAAGGCGGCGGCGTTCGTGAACGCCACGAACAGGTAGTCGACGTACTCGGGCCGCCACCCCTCGGGGGCCAGGCCCGCCGCCCCCGCCTGGGGAAAGAGGAAGTCCGGGAAGGTCCCCGGGCGGGTTCTGCGCAGGGCGCCGCCCCGGTCGAGTTCCCAGTACCACAGCGAGAAGACGAGCACGTTCGTGACCCAGAGATTCAGCGCGTCCGCCAGCAGTGCCCGGCCCGTCGCGCCGCTGCCCCCGAGCAGGTCCCCCACCAGCAGGCCCAGCGACGTGAGGTTGGCGAGGTGCAACAGCCCCGTCAGCCCCAGCGCGAGCGGGTGGGTCACCCGGCTCAGCGCCAGGTTCGCCTGTCCGTGTAGCCGCAGGTGGCGGCGCTGGCGGCCCCGCAGCACGCTCAGCGGCAGCAACAACATGGTCTCGACCGCCGGGAGCAGCCAGTTCGGGCCGGGCGTGAGGTGTTCGCCCAGCAGCAGGTTCAGCCCCAGGACGGTCAGGATGGCGACCCGGGCCGGCCACAGCGACTCGGGGGCAGGCGTGGCGGTCACGCGCGCTCCACAGGCCAGCCCCGGCGAACTGTGAAGGCCCCCGCTGCCCGCCCGGCACCCCGGGCGGCCCCAGTCCGTTCGCGCACCCGCCGGAGTCGGCCCCAGGCTCCCGGACGCGACCGCCCGAACCTCACGTGGCCGCTCCCAGCCGGTACCCGGCGCAGCGGGACGTCTCGATGACCTGCGGCCCGGTCTTGCGGCGGATGGCGCGGACGTGCACGTCGATCACCCTGGGCTGAACCCGGGCCTTCCCGGGCCAGACACCCGTGATGATCTCGGCCCGCGTGAAGACGCGACCGGGTTGAATCGCCAGCAGTTCGAGCAGGGCGAATTCCCGGCGGGTCAGCGCCGCCCGGACGCCGTCACGGGACAGCGCTCTGCTCCCTGGGTCAAGCACGAACCCACCCGGCAGCCGCCACGTCTGCGACCGCCGGTCCGCCGGGGGCGGCGGGGAGGGCCGTTCCTGGAAGACGGAAGACTGGACCGGACTGGAACGTCCCCCCATGGCCGGGGCGCCGTTCCAGGGCTCAGCCGTGTCGCGTGCCGGGAAGGAGGGCGTGTGGCCCCCCTGCGGCCACAGGTCCAGCCCGTGGCCGGTGGCCGACCTGTCCGGGAACGCGCCGCCGATCCGGGCCTCGTCCTCGATCTCCGGAGGCTTCATGCTCGCCCCGCATTCCGCGGCAGGAGCCGCCCGCGCAGAATCTGGTACGTGCCCAGAACCCACACCAGCGAGGTCAGGCCGCCGGCCAGCACGTCGGTGGGGTAGTGCACGCCCAGCACGACCCGCGAGAGGGCCATCAGGGCGTAGTAGCCCGCGCCAAGCACCAGGGCCGGCCAGCGCAGGCGGGTGTGCCACAGCAGGAGCACCACCAGGACGGCGAGCGCCGCCGCGACGGTGCTGTGCCCGCTCGGGAACGAGGCGCCCGTCTCCGCCACCAGGCGCGGCCACAGCTCGGGGCGGGGCCGCTGGAAGATGCGCTTCATGATGGCCTGCACGCCCGCCGCGCCGCCCAGGGCCAGCAGGGCGAACAGCGCCTGGGGCCGGTGGCGGGTGAACCAGAAGATGGTGGGGAGCAGCACGATCACCACGCCCATCACGACCGGGCCCCCG encodes:
- a CDS encoding alpha/beta hydrolase family protein → MTSPDLPGRSPGSRPRPAPARARGTLGPSMLCLLAGLPAACTAPRSETASIRTVTPSASSDTWRLEADGRATRAVPDPQGAAQLVVPGRCRKASCPLVIVSHGRGGQALDGITHPPFDTLLDAIDAQGYVLLLSNDGGRETWGSPGALAYIRRVYRAAQPHVQGDGRVYTLGISMGGLPATLTAYRQTLGVKVRATALVAGRVNLSDAVRTSARRAASIRRAYGTASLAGHDPVNDFATFRGRRTPLLTVVSPQDMAVGSAANGVRLAHLARGVGADVRVIQVQGPHLSRGYMNADIGRQIALFFKAHP
- a CDS encoding molybdopterin oxidoreductase family protein; the protein is MTSETRDSINDIWGERTPHGAGQAWPARVDERVSETPERWVRGACVLCSNGCGLDIGVKDGRIVGVRGLASDMTNKGRLGPKGLHGWEANNSGDRLVRPLVRRDGQLREASWDEAMSLIVRKSQELVEEHTSGAVGFYTSGQLFLEEYYTLAVIGKAGLGTPHMDGNTRLCTATAAAALKESFGSDGQPGSYEDLDVTDCVMHVGHNVASQQTVLWTRILDRLAGPNPPKIIVIDPRRTFTAEQATVHLAPKVGTNVAVLNGLLHLIIQAGKTDPAFLQAHTVGYENLNRVVEKYTPEYVEELSGVPAADLRAAGEILANTKTLVSTVLQGVYQSMQATAAAVQVNNIHLIRGLIGKPGSGILQMNGQPTAQNTRETGADGDLPGFRNWGNPEHIGQLAKLWNVPFNKIPHWSPPTHAMQIWRYCEQGSIKMLWISATNPAVSLPDLGRIRRILQKEDLFVIVQDAFLTETARYADVVLPAAIWGEKTGTFTNVSRTVHISCKAVEPPGEARSDLDIFLDYARRMDFRDQDGQPLVKWHDPESAFEAWKECTRGRPCDYTGLTYEKLLAGSGIPWPVNEGHPDGTVRLYTDFVFPTHADDAETYGQDFDTGASVTPEEYKANDPQGRALIKATDYREPHEVPDEDYPLWLTTGRQVYHFHTRTKTGRSSALNAAAPDAFVQLSPEDAARYGIKEGDWVLVESRRGLVIERARLGNTEPGLVFIPWHYGSWDDPSRPRAANELTLTEWDPVSKQPHFKYAAVRISRYAADALPTPGLLGRAVEVARHLVSGEKERTSFASESGVPQPKTTQRVDG
- a CDS encoding phosphatase PAP2 family protein — encoded protein: MTDSLTDLVRRAQPATLLRLFLGILLPLIVLGLIGEDVLEKERFAFETPAMLWLHGHAGGALTAFSVFMNYFGGPVVMGVVIVLLPTIFWFTRHRPQALFALLALGGAAGVQAIMKRIFQRPRPELWPRLVAETGASFPSGHSTVAAALAVLVVLLLWHTRLRWPALVLGAGYYALMALSRVVLGVHYPTDVLAGGLTSLVWVLGTYQILRGRLLPRNAGRA
- a CDS encoding family 1 glycosylhydrolase, which translates into the protein MIYFMFATGIENSYPTIQGGRVRMDEMEKCRHYEFWKKDFDLVRELGIEYLRYGPPLHRTWLGPDRYDWSFADETYAELRRRDIVPITDLCHFGVPDWIGNFQNPDFPGQFARYARAFALRYPWVQLYTPVNEMYICALFSAKYGWWNEQMTTDTAFVTALKHIVRANVLAMQAILEVRADAIFIQSESTEYFHAENPSAIRPAEIMNEVRFLSLDLNYGHRVGSEMYEYLMDHGMTRGEYHFFLNETRKHHCIMGNDYYVTNEHLVHPDGRTEWAGEVYGYSVITNQYYARYGLPVMHTETNLGQGPNGDEAVKWLRKEWANVLRVRNDGLPIVGFTWYSLTDQVDWDTALRENNGRVNPLGLYDLDRNIRPVGQAYRDLIAQWRDVLPTQSVVLALPIFPPSQQQEPVLRRVESGARERERRSRAASAKLIDPNLEGDGT
- a CDS encoding molybdopterin oxidoreductase, giving the protein MHVGNYLGLVHGSEQHLVDALKKVAEHHGDEPDIEETCRLLASWSEKHLEHLGLLVQKYGESKNLEPANMEKALFHGPQKGSLALLRDLHDLWLLANEVQLCWTVLEQAAQALRDDELERVCQECGRETKRQIAFFLTRIKQAAPQALVVA
- a CDS encoding PIG-L deacetylase family protein gives rise to the protein MRRRHVLITTAVLGAAGLAAWINLPAVGRVFDAGADRVAALPPTAPFRPGQRVLVLAPHPDDETLCCAGLIQQAQAAGARVFVAWATAGDGFEFDAVLTRRVLDPGPADMRALGDTRAAEARRAVALLGVPPERTFMLGYPDGGLFRLFTTQYAEPYTAPHTASGAVYVRGALTPGAPYTGRALEADLSRVLGRVRPDLVLAPAPQDFHADHRTLSYLAMRLMSARGQEARVRYWVVHGGLEWPLPKGLHAGLPLTLPPLAKTLPWARADLTPAQVARKRAAVDAYRTQTRVMGRFMHAFVRQNELLSAEPLPEERGADGLKVSPTSR
- a CDS encoding winged helix-turn-helix domain-containing protein; the protein is MKPPEIEDEARIGGAFPDRSATGHGLDLWPQGGHTPSFPARDTAEPWNGAPAMGGRSSPVQSSVFQERPSPPPPADRRSQTWRLPGGFVLDPGSRALSRDGVRAALTRREFALLELLAIQPGRVFTRAEIITGVWPGKARVQPRVIDVHVRAIRRKTGPQVIETSRCAGYRLGAAT
- a CDS encoding ComEA family DNA-binding protein encodes the protein MKSVPVRLLLAAALFAAPALTPALAQSSPAKPAAMSTMKVKKVNINTATLAQLQTIPGVGPKIAAEIVDYRPYNNLAKFRKEIGKYVKSAQLEKMVPYITLK
- a CDS encoding SDR family NAD(P)-dependent oxidoreductase gives rise to the protein MSRFENKTVIVTGAASGIGLATATRFGQEGARVVIADLHGDQAQKAAEEVRATGALDALGVACDVSKADQVQGCVGQALGRFGTLDVIVNNAGLMTFKPLTDLTVEDWTRVLAVDLLGAFLFIQQGFLHMRPGGAVVNVSSIHARETEPLVAPYAAAKAALLSLTRSAAIEGKPRGIRVNAVLPGAVDTPMLWDNPNVKSGVEKINPADVGKPQDLAAAIAFLASEDAAFIQGTGLVVDGGRLDHL
- a CDS encoding MIP/aquaporin family protein, which codes for MDPAKFAVADPARTPGVAPSPDRPLHGAPFPPGRWHPRLYLAELVGTALLVGVGLSIVIVMFGTASPVAAWLPGVGERRFLTGALFGSVGALLALSPVGKVSGAHLNPAVTLAFWLEGKLAGRDAAGYVLAQLAGGVLGALPLRLWGALGRSVEYGVTVPGPGISPTVAVLAEAGVTFALVGLIFTLASHARLCHLTPLALPALFSVLVLVEAPLTGTSANPARSFGPAVVAGVWQGQWVYFVGPCLGAAVAVGVLRLELTGPRRVLAARLAHFHLP